Proteins from a genomic interval of Spiroplasma endosymbiont of Lonchoptera lutea:
- a CDS encoding IS30 family transposase encodes MYKYLTIESIIAIKEYKSYGFSIRKIAKAIDYSKSTVHRVCKLLNQNLLPLEILNQVQKNKQNAGRKLIILTLTEINTINHLLITKNYALDIIADFLKKNKIKNISTKTLYNMFKTNRMGFDEKNLLRKGKNKPHKQKETRGRINNCKSIHERNLIIPNIKNIQEFGHLEGDTIVGKDHKSSIITLADIWSKTTIPLKTKNHKAESITQSIIKFISKLIPGTIKTITFDRGKEFSKWKLIEKNCNVKIYFADAGKPCQRGLNENNNGILRRYLPKSTDLSSYKQKDLNSIAFQINSTPRKSLSYKRPIDLIQLF; translated from the coding sequence ATGTATAAGTATCTGACTATTGAATCAATAATAGCAATAAAAGAATATAAAAGTTATGGATTTTCTATTCGTAAAATAGCAAAAGCAATTGATTATAGTAAATCAACTGTACACAGAGTTTGTAAATTATTAAATCAAAACTTATTACCATTAGAAATATTGAATCAAGTTCAAAAAAATAAACAAAATGCAGGTAGAAAATTAATAATTTTAACTTTAACAGAAATTAATACTATCAATCATTTGTTAATTACTAAAAATTATGCTCTTGATATAATTGCTGATTTTTTAAAGAAAAATAAAATAAAAAATATTTCAACAAAAACTTTATATAACATGTTTAAAACAAATCGAATGGGTTTTGATGAAAAAAATTTATTGAGAAAAGGCAAAAATAAACCTCATAAACAAAAAGAAACTAGGGGCAGAATTAATAATTGTAAATCTATTCATGAAAGAAATTTAATCATTCCAAATATTAAAAATATACAAGAATTTGGCCATTTAGAGGGAGATACTATCGTTGGTAAAGATCATAAAAGTTCTATTATTACTTTAGCTGATATATGATCAAAAACCACAATTCCTTTGAAAACTAAAAATCATAAAGCAGAAAGTATTACACAAAGTATAATAAAATTTATTTCAAAATTAATACCAGGAACAATTAAAACTATTACTTTTGATCGTGGTAAAGAATTTAGTAAATGAAAATTAATTGAAAAAAATTGTAATGTTAAAATTTATTTTGCAGATGCCGGAAAACCTTGTCAAAGAGGTTTAAATGAGAACAATAATGGTATTTTAAGAAGATATTTACCAAAATCTACTGATTTATCTTCATATAAACAAAAAGACTTAAATTCTATAGCATTTCAAATTAATTCTACACCCAGAAAATCATTATCTTATAAAAGACCAATAGATTTAATACAATTATTTTAA
- the mnmA gene encoding tRNA 2-thiouridine(34) synthase MnmA — protein sequence MKGRVVIGMSGGVDSSIAAYLLKQQGYDVIGLFMRNWDSLVNNDILGNKSINDAICPMQVDYLDAKKVAEQLNIDLYRINFVEEYWQYVFTYFLEEYKKGRTPNPDILCNKYIKFSAFLNYALEKLNADYIAMGHYAKVKYNDETKKYELLKAKDETKDQTYFLSQLNQEQLAKTIFPLGDIKKVEVRQLAKKLNLVTANKKDSTGICFIGKRNFKQFLQNYIPAQVGNIVDIKSNKVIGTHQGIMYYTIGQRKGIDLSGMNNRYFVVGKDYHQKILFVASGSDKEWLWANGCLVTDVNWINNSLPLLNLPITAKFRYQQISYDVKLLLLDNNCVNVVIANKVRALTPGQVAVFYQGDVCLGSGVIDQVFNDDKLLNYL from the coding sequence ATGAAAGGACGAGTTGTTATTGGTATGAGTGGGGGAGTGGATTCTTCCATTGCGGCATATTTATTAAAACAACAAGGATATGATGTTATTGGATTATTTATGCGTAATTGAGATTCATTAGTAAATAATGATATTTTAGGAAATAAATCGATTAACGATGCTATTTGTCCAATGCAAGTTGATTATTTAGATGCTAAAAAAGTTGCTGAACAATTAAATATTGATTTATATCGTATTAATTTTGTTGAGGAATATTGACAATATGTGTTTACTTATTTTTTAGAAGAATATAAAAAAGGACGCACCCCTAATCCTGATATTTTATGTAATAAATATATTAAATTTTCTGCTTTTTTAAATTATGCATTGGAAAAGTTAAATGCTGATTATATTGCTATGGGACATTATGCTAAAGTTAAATATAATGATGAAACAAAAAAATATGAATTATTAAAAGCCAAGGATGAAACAAAAGATCAAACTTATTTTTTATCACAATTAAATCAAGAACAGTTAGCAAAAACTATTTTTCCTTTAGGCGATATTAAAAAAGTGGAAGTTAGGCAATTAGCTAAGAAATTAAATTTAGTAACAGCTAATAAAAAAGATTCAACAGGAATTTGTTTTATTGGTAAAAGGAATTTTAAACAATTTTTACAAAATTATATTCCTGCCCAAGTTGGTAATATTGTTGATATTAAAAGTAATAAAGTTATTGGGACGCATCAAGGGATTATGTATTATACGATTGGTCAAAGAAAGGGCATTGATTTATCAGGAATGAATAATCGTTATTTTGTTGTTGGTAAAGATTATCATCAAAAAATTCTTTTTGTTGCTAGTGGCAGTGATAAGGAATGATTATGAGCTAATGGTTGTTTAGTTACTGATGTTAACTGAATTAATAATTCTTTACCATTATTAAATTTACCGATTACAGCAAAGTTTCGTTATCAACAAATTTCTTATGATGTCAAATTATTATTATTAGATAATAATTGTGTTAATGTTGTTATTGCAAATAAGGTAAGAGCTCTTACTCCAGGGCAAGTTGCAGTATTTTATCAAGGTGATGTTTGTTTAGGTAGTGGAGTAATTGATCAAGTATTTAATGATGATAAATTATTAAATTATTTATAA
- a CDS encoding GMP reductase, protein MKREYYNFENIRLLPKKCIVESRKDCDASVQLGNFKFKLPIVPANMTTVISETMALFLAKNNYFYIMHRFEFDNVAFVAKMKAQNLYSSISLGIKLEDYNVIDELKAKNLIPDFITIDIAHGHSQYMEKMLKYIKIHLPQTFVIAGNIATVEAAQDLVSWGADCVKVGIGPGKVCTTKLKTGFGTAGWQPKACLDIFNTIKQPIILDGGLREHGDIAKAIRFGATICMVGAILAGLEESPGKTVQVDGQFLKEYYGSASAFNKKNTDNIEGKRIFVPIEGNIASKLREINQDLQSAISYSGGNKLFDLRTVDYVLLVSE, encoded by the coding sequence ATGAAAAGAGAATATTATAATTTTGAAAATATTCGGTTATTACCTAAAAAATGTATTGTTGAATCAAGGAAAGACTGTGATGCCAGTGTGCAGTTAGGTAACTTTAAATTTAAGTTACCAATTGTTCCTGCTAATATGACAACAGTTATTAGTGAAACAATGGCATTATTTTTAGCTAAAAATAATTATTTTTACATTATGCATCGTTTTGAGTTTGATAATGTGGCTTTTGTTGCTAAAATGAAAGCCCAAAATCTTTATAGTTCGATTAGTTTGGGAATTAAATTAGAGGATTATAATGTCATTGATGAATTGAAAGCAAAAAATTTAATTCCTGATTTTATTACTATTGATATTGCTCATGGACATTCGCAATATATGGAAAAGATGCTTAAATACATTAAAATTCATTTACCACAAACATTTGTTATTGCGGGAAATATTGCTACGGTTGAAGCAGCACAAGATTTAGTTTCTTGAGGAGCTGATTGTGTTAAAGTTGGTATTGGTCCGGGAAAAGTTTGTACGACAAAGTTAAAGACTGGTTTTGGCACCGCTGGATGACAACCCAAAGCTTGTTTAGACATTTTTAATACGATTAAACAACCAATTATTTTAGATGGTGGTTTACGCGAACATGGTGATATTGCTAAAGCGATTAGATTTGGGGCAACAATTTGTATGGTGGGAGCGATATTAGCAGGATTGGAAGAATCACCAGGGAAAACTGTCCAAGTTGATGGTCAATTTTTGAAAGAATATTATGGTTCAGCTAGTGCCTTTAATAAAAAAAATACTGATAATATTGAAGGCAAGAGAATTTTTGTTCCGATTGAAGGAAATATTGCTTCAAAGTTAAGAGAAATTAATCAGGATTTACAATCAGCAATTTCATATTCGGGAGGCAATAAACTTTTTGATTTAAGAACCGTTGATTATGTTTTATTAGTTAGTGAATAA
- a CDS encoding Mbov_0401 family ICE element transposase-like protein, with the protein MLKINNNVKNSENKHWFSLFTTHKNMYTNKCEQLANEYEKLDEYLYKYHYRFKQGYKIVHFAPRTIITIFGDVTFKRRRYKYWNQKSGKFEYVCLLDKEIGLLPKQRIYFDVQFKVLSLLGDGKRYRDVLDALNHCYISKASISNILNKYDIAEYFQLAEKETKTRIDVKNQDLYIQLDETFLATLDHKVKQDQRIRLVTFHTGHKEKNYKNARRALENKRGHFLMLKVGKRINTMDYRDLLIRELQKYYVNINYDRIIVCGDGDTWIREIANSFGNVRYILDGYHAIKKLKQTAFNIIFENRKVTLNSWIELYKDGNHQELIRIIRNVAKNELNKDIKTKLRKASNYFSNNKHGIHHQNLEWNIGCSIESDISHLVKQQLGYGAKIYNHKNLNNLLHLRMTNLNKLNVLHYINENINSVDRLQ; encoded by the coding sequence ATGCTAAAAATTAATAATAATGTAAAAAACTCAGAAAACAAGCATTGATTTAGTTTATTTACAACCCATAAAAATATGTACACTAATAAATGCGAACAATTAGCTAATGAATATGAAAAATTAGATGAATACTTATATAAATATCATTATCGGTTTAAACAAGGTTATAAAATAGTTCATTTTGCACCAAGAACAATTATTACAATTTTTGGTGATGTCACTTTTAAACGACGTCGATATAAATATTGAAATCAAAAATCAGGTAAATTTGAATATGTATGTTTATTAGATAAAGAAATTGGTTTATTGCCCAAACAACGTATTTATTTTGATGTCCAATTTAAAGTTTTAAGTCTTCTGGGCGATGGCAAACGGTATCGCGATGTTTTAGATGCTCTAAATCATTGTTATATTTCAAAAGCTAGTATTTCAAATATTTTAAATAAATATGATATTGCTGAATATTTTCAACTCGCAGAAAAAGAAACTAAAACTAGAATTGATGTCAAAAATCAGGATTTATACATACAACTAGATGAGACATTTTTAGCGACATTAGATCATAAAGTTAAACAAGACCAAAGAATTCGTTTAGTTACTTTTCATACCGGACATAAAGAAAAAAATTACAAAAACGCTCGTAGAGCGTTAGAAAATAAACGGGGTCATTTTCTAATGTTAAAAGTTGGTAAAAGAATAAATACGATGGATTATCGTGATTTATTAATTAGAGAATTACAAAAATATTATGTGAATATTAATTATGACAGAATAATTGTTTGTGGTGATGGGGATACTTGAATTAGAGAAATTGCTAATAGTTTTGGTAATGTTAGATATATTTTGGACGGGTACCACGCTATTAAAAAATTAAAACAAACAGCATTTAATATTATTTTTGAAAATCGCAAAGTAACACTAAATAGTTGAATTGAATTATATAAGGATGGAAATCATCAAGAATTAATCAGAATCATTCGTAACGTTGCTAAAAATGAATTAAATAAAGATATTAAAACAAAGTTAAGGAAAGCTAGTAATTATTTCAGTAATAATAAGCACGGCATTCATCATCAAAATTTAGAATGAAATATCGGTTGTAGCATTGAAAGTGATATATCGCATTTAGTAAAGCAACAATTAGGATATGGGGCAAAAATATATAATCATAAGAATTTAAATAACTTATTACATTTAAGAATGACGAATTTAAACAAATTAAATGTATTACATTACATTAATGAAAATATTAATTCAGTGGATAGGCTACAATAA
- a CDS encoding NTP transferase domain-containing protein, with protein MIKRAIIFAAGVGRRLKLNHQHKSLLNINGEILIEKIITNLLVAKVNEIIVITGYRHQDFLYLVDKYVQVKLVHNAQYENGSSAYAGYLVKDYLQDNTIIISGDMVMGRNFFMNLTAKPIMCAVKRVTKKIDWVYNIGNDNNIIGYEKSNNMHKLLLGEWSLLDERWAKAIREQLQIKFAKNEISQYQMVDILIASALKNKIVIAPYILSEDDQWDIDTPEDLEISVAKTIKIS; from the coding sequence ATGATTAAGCGAGCGATTATTTTTGCGGCCGGAGTTGGCAGAAGATTAAAATTAAATCATCAACATAAATCATTATTAAATATTAATGGTGAAATTTTAATTGAAAAAATAATAACTAATTTATTAGTGGCTAAAGTTAATGAAATTATTGTTATTACTGGTTATCGTCATCAAGATTTTTTATATTTAGTTGATAAGTATGTGCAAGTTAAGCTTGTTCATAATGCGCAATATGAAAATGGTTCTAGTGCCTATGCTGGTTATTTAGTTAAAGATTACTTACAAGATAATACAATTATTATTAGTGGTGATATGGTAATGGGGCGAAATTTTTTTATGAATTTAACAGCAAAACCAATTATGTGTGCCGTTAAACGAGTAACTAAAAAGATTGATTGAGTGTATAATATAGGTAATGACAATAATATTATTGGTTATGAAAAAAGTAATAATATGCATAAGCTATTATTAGGTGAATGGTCATTGTTAGATGAACGATGAGCAAAGGCGATTAGAGAACAATTGCAAATTAAGTTTGCTAAAAATGAGATTTCTCAATATCAAATGGTGGATATTCTTATTGCTAGTGCTTTAAAAAATAAAATTGTTATTGCTCCTTATATATTAAGTGAAGATGACCAATGAGATATTGATACACCAGAAGATTTAGAAATTTCAGTTGCTAAAACGATAAAAATTTCATAG
- the ftsY gene encoding signal recognition particle-docking protein FtsY, with protein sequence MLKKLKDKILSKSSLKYEKGLNKSRKSFLQKLQILVTKHRVIDETYFEELENTLILADVGVKMALQIVNEIKNEVRINNIKDPEIINELIIDKMFAIYASNSFITTTLNVLDNQLNVILVVGVNGAGKTTSIAKLAYLLLQQNKKVLLVAGDTFRAGAVEQLSQWAKRLQVPIVVPSKEQQDPASVIYTGIKKGQELEVDVVLCDSAGRLQTKTNLMNELNKIYKVIQKVIIDAPHETLLVVDATTGQNGISQAQNFTEVAPVTGIILTKMDGSSKGGIILAIKESLNIPVKYIGLGEKLDDLEEFDLEQYIQGLTTKEVTSR encoded by the coding sequence ATGTTAAAAAAATTAAAAGATAAAATTTTATCTAAAAGCTCTTTAAAATATGAAAAAGGGTTGAATAAATCCCGAAAATCCTTTTTACAAAAATTACAGATTTTAGTTACTAAGCATCGTGTTATTGATGAAACATATTTTGAAGAATTAGAAAATACATTAATTTTAGCTGATGTTGGCGTTAAAATGGCATTGCAAATTGTTAATGAAATTAAAAATGAAGTTAGAATTAATAATATTAAGGATCCTGAAATAATTAATGAACTTATTATTGATAAGATGTTTGCTATTTATGCTAGTAATTCGTTTATTACAACGACTTTAAATGTTTTGGATAATCAATTAAATGTTATTTTGGTTGTTGGTGTTAATGGTGCTGGTAAAACAACATCAATTGCTAAATTAGCTTATTTGCTATTACAACAAAATAAAAAAGTTTTATTAGTAGCAGGGGATACTTTTAGAGCTGGTGCTGTTGAACAATTATCGCAATGAGCAAAACGCTTGCAAGTGCCAATTGTGGTGCCTAGTAAAGAACAACAAGATCCTGCTAGTGTTATTTATACGGGTATTAAAAAAGGTCAAGAATTAGAAGTTGATGTTGTTCTTTGTGATAGTGCGGGCAGGTTACAAACTAAAACTAATTTAATGAATGAATTAAATAAAATATATAAAGTTATTCAAAAGGTAATCATTGATGCCCCCCATGAAACATTATTAGTAGTTGATGCCACAACGGGACAAAATGGCATTTCCCAAGCACAAAATTTTACCGAGGTAGCCCCAGTTACGGGAATTATTTTAACCAAGATGGATGGTTCTTCTAAGGGAGGAATTATTTTAGCGATTAAAGAAAGTTTAAATATTCCTGTAAAATATATTGGTCTTGGTGAAAAACTTGATGACTTGGAAGAATTTGATTTAGAACAATATATTCAAGGATTAACAACAAAAGAAGTTACTAGTAGATAG
- a CDS encoding TIGR00282 family metallophosphoesterase codes for MNILVIGDIYGQVGRSILEEYLASLRKDYQIDFVIVNGENISHGKSMIKEHYNFLKRIKVDVITGGNHTFDKPDMLDLIIDNDDILRPLNSNPYHSGKGSSIFTVKDKKIRVTNLIGNAFMGSSQNAYFEMDTLLKEDDSDIHLVDCHAEASAEKIALAWNYDGKITALWGTHTHVQTNDARILPKRTGFITDIGMTGAYYSIIGANPTEVIYRQKNNLPIKFKPAIGKGQINGIVLFIDDITNKVIKIENININPHKEYPKVIK; via the coding sequence ATGAATATTTTAGTTATTGGTGATATTTATGGTCAAGTTGGTCGTAGTATTTTAGAAGAATATTTAGCATCATTAAGAAAAGATTATCAAATTGATTTTGTCATTGTTAATGGAGAAAATATTAGTCATGGAAAATCAATGATTAAAGAGCATTATAATTTTTTAAAGCGAATTAAGGTTGATGTGATTACGGGTGGTAATCATACATTTGATAAGCCGGATATGTTAGATTTAATCATTGATAATGATGATATTTTACGACCATTAAATAGTAATCCTTACCATTCTGGTAAAGGTTCTTCAATATTTACTGTTAAAGATAAGAAAATTCGCGTTACCAATTTAATTGGTAATGCTTTTATGGGTTCATCACAAAATGCATATTTTGAAATGGATACGCTCTTAAAAGAAGATGACAGTGATATTCACTTAGTTGATTGTCATGCTGAAGCAAGTGCTGAAAAAATTGCTTTAGCTTGAAATTATGATGGTAAGATTACAGCATTATGAGGAACGCATACGCATGTACAAACTAATGATGCGAGAATTTTGCCAAAACGAACAGGATTTATTACTGATATTGGAATGACGGGAGCTTATTATTCAATTATTGGTGCTAATCCAACGGAAGTTATTTATCGTCAGAAAAATAATTTGCCAATTAAATTTAAACCAGCAATTGGTAAGGGGCAAATTAATGGTATTGTTTTATTTATTGATGATATTACTAATAAAGTTATAAAAATTGAAAATATTAATATTAATCCACACAAAGAATATCCTAAGGTTATTAAATAA
- the ylxM gene encoding YlxM family DNA-binding protein — protein MKMWDISKTNELNLLYDLYSKLLTPKQQKYFSLYLMENFSLQEIANELNVSRSAVHDAISKIINILNTYEEKMQLLAKDIRRKTLYAYYENETEANVEMLIAELRKID, from the coding sequence ATGAAAATGTGAGATATTAGTAAGACTAATGAATTAAATTTATTATATGATTTATATAGTAAGTTATTAACACCGAAACAGCAAAAATACTTTTCGCTTTATTTAATGGAAAATTTTTCATTACAAGAGATTGCTAATGAATTAAATGTTTCGCGTAGTGCTGTTCACGATGCGATTAGTAAGATAATTAATATCCTAAATACTTATGAAGAAAAGATGCAGTTATTAGCAAAAGATATTCGTCGAAAAACATTATATGCATATTATGAAAATGAAACGGAAGCAAATGTGGAAATGTTAATTGCTGAGTTAAGAAAAATTGATTAG
- a CDS encoding IS3 family transposase (programmed frameshift) — protein MGNKTSYSEEFKKQIVMLYKNDKSVINLGKEYNLPKPTIYSWIKNYNNSGSFKAKDNRTVEENELIYLRKENQQLRMENDIFKASSTDNREKITIINNNKNKYSVRKICKILGLLKSTYYYQTNKCTKFDVNNYEQEVISAFNKSRKIYGARKIKAVLIRKNIILSRRKIRFIMIKNNLVSKYTKLKYCNHKKTVNNDEINNVLNRQFNDKKPNEVVVSDLTYVQVGTKWHYICLLIDLFNREVIGYSAGPNKTAELVQQAFHKITRPLNKITLFHTDRGNEFKNKIIDEILITFKIKRSLSSKGCPYDNAVAEATYKTFKTEFINGKKFANLTQLKCELFDFVNWYNNIRIHGSLNYLTPVEFRKYQST, from the exons ATGGGAAATAAAACCTCATACTCTGAAGAATTTAAAAAACAAATTGTAATGCTATACAAAAATGACAAAAGTGTTATTAATTTAGGGAAAGAATATAATTTACCAAAACCAACTATTTATAGTTGAATTAAAAATTATAATAATTCTGGGTCATTTAAAGCAAAAGATAATCGCACTGTCGAAGAAAATGAATTAATTTACTTGCGAAAAGAAAACCAACAATTACGAATGGAAAATGACATTT TTAAAGCAAGCAGCACTGATAATCGGGAAAAAATAACAATAATTAATAACAACAAAAATAAATATTCAGTGAGGAAAATATGTAAGATTTTAGGTTTACTAAAATCAACATATTATTATCAAACTAATAAATGCACCAAGTTTGATGTTAATAATTATGAACAAGAAGTTATCAGTGCATTTAATAAAAGTCGCAAGATTTATGGTGCTCGTAAAATTAAAGCTGTTTTAATAAGAAAAAATATCATTTTATCACGACGAAAAATCCGATTCATTATGATCAAAAATAATTTGGTTTCTAAATACACCAAGTTAAAATATTGTAATCATAAAAAAACAGTTAATAATGACGAAATTAATAATGTTTTAAATCGTCAATTTAATGACAAAAAACCAAATGAAGTTGTTGTTAGTGATTTAACATATGTTCAAGTTGGCACTAAATGACATTATATTTGTTTATTAATTGACTTGTTTAATCGCGAAGTAATTGGCTATAGTGCTGGACCAAATAAAACTGCTGAATTAGTTCAACAAGCTTTTCACAAGATAACACGACCATTAAATAAAATAACTTTATTTCATACTGATCGTGGTAATGAGTTTAAAAATAAAATTATTGATGAAATTTTAATAACCTTTAAAATTAAAAGATCATTAAGCTCCAAAGGATGCCCATATGATAATGCTGTTGCTGAAGCAACCTACAAAACCTTTAAAACCGAATTTATTAACGGTAAAAAATTTGCAAACTTAACACAACTAAAATGCGAACTATTTGATTTTGTTAATTGATATAACAATATTCGAATTCATGGCAGTTTAAATTATTTAACTCCCGTTGAATTTAGAAAATACCAGTCTACATAA
- a CDS encoding IS30 family transposase, translated as MGYKHLGIDERIYIENQLKFKVKISEIAKNLNRSISTINREVNRNKDNNHYFSLIAQNKAENRKQLHVYFHKFKNRELVKYVQQKLLLGWSPEQIYGRIKNFHQEWIISFKTIYNWIYSGLLEKVTSKNLRRKGKKRKSQENRGKFNGKSIKERNVNNRITLGHWEGDTVVSSRGKSKSCLITLVERTSRFTLAILVENRTTKVINKNISHYLSILPNNLVKTITFDRGKEFANWQQLEKNLNVKIYFADAYSPWQKGTNENTNGLIREKFPKKFNFSNTTKNAVHKFILSLNQRPRKILNYFSPIEYLVRKII; from the coding sequence ATGGGATACAAACATCTTGGCATAGATGAAAGAATTTATATTGAGAATCAATTGAAATTTAAAGTAAAAATTAGTGAAATAGCTAAAAATCTTAATCGAAGTATTAGTACTATTAATCGAGAAGTTAATAGAAATAAAGATAATAATCATTATTTTTCATTAATTGCACAAAATAAAGCAGAAAATAGAAAACAATTACATGTTTATTTTCATAAATTTAAAAATAGAGAATTAGTAAAATATGTACAACAAAAATTATTATTAGGTTGATCGCCTGAACAAATTTATGGCAGAATTAAAAATTTTCATCAAGAATGAATTATTAGTTTTAAAACAATTTACAATTGAATTTATTCTGGATTACTTGAAAAGGTTACTAGTAAAAATTTAAGAAGAAAAGGTAAGAAACGAAAATCTCAAGAAAATCGGGGTAAATTTAATGGTAAATCCATTAAAGAACGAAATGTTAATAATCGCATAACTCTTGGCCATTGAGAAGGTGATACTGTAGTATCATCACGAGGTAAAAGTAAATCATGTTTAATAACTTTAGTTGAAAGAACATCAAGATTTACTTTAGCAATATTAGTTGAAAATAGAACTACTAAAGTTATTAACAAAAATATTAGTCATTATTTATCAATTCTTCCAAATAATCTTGTTAAGACTATAACATTTGATAGGGGTAAAGAATTTGCTAATTGACAACAACTTGAAAAAAATTTAAATGTGAAAATTTATTTTGCTGATGCATATTCACCTTGACAAAAAGGTACTAATGAAAATACTAATGGTTTAATTAGAGAAAAATTTCCTAAAAAATTTAATTTTTCAAACACTACTAAAAATGCAGTTCATAAATTTATATTGTCTTTAAACCAAAGACCAAGAAAAATACTAAATTATTTTTCGCCAATCGAATATTTGGTTAGAAAAATAATTTAG
- a CDS encoding IS30 family transposase, whose protein sequence is MGYKHLGIDERIYIENQLKFKVKISEIAKNLNRSISTINREVNRNKDNNHYFSLIAQNKAENRKQLHVYFHKFKNRELVKYVQQKLLLGWSPEQIYGRIKNFHQEWIISFKTIYNWIYSGLLEKVTSKNLRRKGKKRKSQENRGKFNGKSIKERNVNNRITLGPWEGDTVVSSRGKSKSCLITLVERTSRFTLAILVENRTTKVINKNISHYLSILPNNLVKTITFDRDKEFANWQQLEKNLNVKIYFADAYSPWQRGTNENTNGLIREKFPKKFNFSNTTKNAVHKFILSLNQRPRKILNYLSPIEYLVRKII, encoded by the coding sequence ATGGGATACAAACATCTTGGCATAGATGAAAGAATTTATATTGAGAATCAATTGAAATTTAAAGTAAAAATTAGTGAAATAGCTAAAAATCTTAATCGAAGTATTAGTACTATTAATCGAGAAGTTAATAGAAATAAAGATAATAATCATTATTTTTCATTAATTGCACAAAATAAAGCAGAAAATAGAAAACAATTACATGTTTATTTTCATAAATTTAAAAATAGAGAATTAGTAAAATATGTACAACAAAAATTATTATTAGGTTGATCGCCTGAACAAATTTATGGCAGAATTAAAAATTTTCATCAAGAATGAATTATTAGTTTTAAAACAATTTACAATTGAATTTATTCTGGATTACTTGAAAAGGTTACTAGTAAAAATTTAAGAAGAAAAGGTAAGAAACGAAAATCTCAAGAAAATCGGGGTAAATTTAATGGTAAATCCATTAAAGAACGAAATGTTAATAATCGCATAACTCTTGGCCCTTGAGAAGGTGATACTGTAGTATCATCACGAGGTAAAAGTAAATCATGTTTAATAACTTTAGTTGAAAGAACATCAAGATTTACTTTAGCAATATTAGTTGAAAATAGAACTACTAAAGTTATTAACAAAAATATTAGTCATTATTTATCAATTCTTCCAAATAATCTTGTTAAGACTATAACATTTGATAGGGATAAAGAATTTGCTAATTGACAACAACTTGAAAAAAATTTAAATGTGAAAATTTATTTTGCTGATGCATATTCACCTTGACAAAGAGGTACTAATGAAAATACTAATGGTTTAATTAGAGAAAAATTTCCTAAAAAATTTAATTTTTCAAACACTACTAAAAATGCAGTTCATAAATTTATATTGTCTTTAAACCAAAGACCAAGAAAAATACTAAATTATCTTTCGCCAATCGAATATTTGGTTAGAAAAATAATTTAG